Proteins found in one Ctenopharyngodon idella isolate HZGC_01 chromosome 16, HZGC01, whole genome shotgun sequence genomic segment:
- the nod1 gene encoding LOW QUALITY PROTEIN: nucleotide-binding oligomerization domain-containing protein 1 (The sequence of the model RefSeq protein was modified relative to this genomic sequence to represent the inferred CDS: deleted 1 base in 1 codon) has product MGSYKKEGSYLKLLTSHRELLVEQVKNTQCILDNLQMNGFICTEDIEIIQRSTTKTDQVRKILELVQSKGEDCSAYFTHILHEAYDAYIDLRPWFDEIQYTPLDTISAIPVINTDPISKYCEKLRCELGRDTQFITSYSKSEETPLEDLYMDTQMEILNDRGESLGYLQSLDELLGDQGVFNQQAETIFITGDAGVGKSIVLQKLQNLWSRRELKTRAKFFFKFRCRMFSAFKETDEISLKDLIFKHNCYPDGDLDNEVFTYILRFPETVLFTFDGYDEIQMDSDLDNVPEVVSPEEKTRPLLLLMNLLCGKLLKGSRKILSARSGTEIQSRVIRKKVCLKGFSPEHLKRYTALHFPEKEHRTLVTDQLDANPHLCGLCSIPLFSWIILKSFKHLHSVYDNFELPDSCITLTNVFLLLSEVFLGHSTARPGLLKRSTRCPTETFKAGEQKLSAFARLALQGIERGGLVFSMEEVKSCELDDEDLQFGFLRPLLITMHVKGSATFEFLHETLQAFLAAFSLVLDSKISPESILKFFSKCEYKKSSHLSCLPCLVKSRPRDKDPFQTNFQFTNLFLCGLLSKPNAALLEHLVPPVSLKQKRKTLKSYLSNSVRTHLKGLPRYPSTDIDGDKVHAMPNFLWMLRCIFETNSEDVAKMTANSISADYIKIAFCNIYSADCSALNFVLHHRRKHLGVDMDNNNINDYGVKQLRPSFSKMTVVRFCVNQLTDSSIEVLAEELIRHKIIKVLGLYKNHITDVGAKLVAKIIEECPHLTTVKLGCNNITGVGGKYLASAICKSKSIFDIGMWGNSIGDEGADAFAEALKNHPSLTNLSLSANGITSHGGRSLAKALKQNTSLHIFWLIQNKISDDAASDMADAFKSNSALTHLMLIQNEFTINGAKQLSEGLTNNTTLKEVNIKGNCVSEEEEQLFEGDKRLRFH; this is encoded by the exons ATGGGGTCTTACAAGAAGGAGGGGTCTTACTTGAAGCTGCTCACCTCACACCGCGAGCTGCTGGTGGAGCAGGTGAAGAACACACAGTGTATTCTGGACAATCTCCAGATGAATGGCTTCATCTGCACTGAAGACATCGAGATTATACAGCGCAGCACCACCAAAACTGACCAG GTACGCAAAATTTTGGAGCTGGTTCAGAGTAAAGGAGAGGACTGCTCAGcatatttcacacacattctTCATGAAGCATACGATGCTTACATTGATCTGCGGCCTTGGTTTGATGAAATTCAGTACACACCATTAGACACTATTAGTGCCATACCAGTGATTAACACAGACCCGA TTAGCAAGTACTGTGAGAAGCTCAGATGTGAGCTGGGAAGGGACACTCAGTTCATCACGTCCTACTCTAAAAGTGAGGAGACGCCGCTGGAGGATCTTTACATGGACACACAGATGGAGATCCTGAACGACAGAGGTGAGAGCTTGGGATACTTACAAAGTCTGGATGAACTACTAGGAGACCAGGGAGTCTTCAACCAGCAGGCTGAGACGATCTTCATCACCGGTGACGCTGGCGTAGGCAAATCAATCGTCCTTCAGAAACTGCAGAACTTGTGGTCCCGAAGGGAGCTGAAGACTCGTGCGAAGTTCTTCTTCAAGTTCAGATGCAGGATGTTCAGTGCCTTCAAGGAGACGGATGAGATCTCACTGAAGGATCTGATCTTCAAACACAATTGCTATCCAGACGGAGACCTTGATAATGAGGTTTTCACCTACATCTTGCGATTCCCAGAGACGGTGCTTTTCACCTTTGATGGATATGACGAAATCCAAATGGATTCTGACTTGGATAATGTGCCTGAAGTGGTTTCTCCAGAAGAAAAGACTCGGCCGCTTCTGCTTCTCATGAATTTGCTTTGCGGAAAATTGCTCAAAGGTTCTCGGAAGATTCTATCTGCACGGAGTGGCACCGAGATCCAAAGCAGAGTGATCCGGAAGAAGGTGTGTTTGAAGGGATTTTCACCTGAACACCTGAAGAGATATACAGCTCTCCATTTCCCAGAGAAGGAACACAGGACATTGGTGACGGATCAGTTAGACGCCAACCCTCACCTCTGCGGTCTTTGCTCCATCCCATTGTTCAGCTGGATCATCCTCAAGAGCTTCAAGCATCTTCATTCGGTATACGATAACTTCGAATTGCCAGACTCTTGCATTACGCTCACAAATGTCTTCTTGCTCCTTTCTGAGGTCTTTCTTGGCCACTCAACTGCACGGCCTGGTCTTTTAAAACGGAGCACGAGATGTCCCACAGAAACCTTTAAAGCTGGTGAGCAGAAGCTTTCGGCCTTTGCTCGACTAGCCTTACAGGGTATAGAAAGGGGTGGACTTGTCTTCAGTATGGAGGAAGTGAAATCCTGTGAATTGGATGACGAAGATCTTCAGTTTGGCTTTCTGAGGCCT CTTCTCATTACGATGCATGTGAAGGGCTCTGCTACCTTTGAGTTCCTCCACGAGACCCTCCAAGCCTTCTTAGCAGCTTTTTCTCTGGTGCTGGACTCAAAAATCTCTCCTGAATCCATTCTAAAGTTCTTCTCCAAATGTGAATACAAGAAGTCATCTCATCTCTCCTGCTTACCTTGTCTGGTAAAGTCAAGACCCAGAGATAAAGACCCTTTCCAGACCAATTTCCAATTCACCAACTTATTTTTATGTGGTCTCTTGTCCAAACCCAATGCAGCACTCCTAGAGCATCTCGTTCCACCAGTATCATTGAAACAAAAGCGCAAGACGCTCAAGTCCTACCTGTCCAACAGTGTGCGGACTCATCTTAAGGGCCTCCCTCGTTATCCATCCACAGACATTGACGGAGACAAGGTGCACGCGATGCCAAATTTCTTGTGGATGTTGCGATGCATATTTGAGACGAACAGCGAGGATGTGGCCAAGATGACGGCCAACAGCATATCGGCAGATTACATTAAGATTGCCTTCTGTAACATTTACTCGGCCGACTGCAGCGCGTTGAACTTTGTCCTCCACCACCGTAGGAAGCACCTGGGAGTCGACATGGACAACAATAACATCAATGATTATGGCGTGAAGCAGCTGAGACCCTCTTTCAGCAAAATGACAGTTGTAAG ATTTTGTGTGAATCAGCTCACAGACAGCAGTATTGAGGTTCTGGCAGAGGAACTCATCAGACACAAAATCATTAAGGTCTTGGG CCTTTACAAAAACCACATCACAGATGTTGGAGCCAAACTAGTAGCAAAGATCATTGAAGAATGTCCACACTTAACAACTGTCAA GCTCGGCTGCAACAACATCACAGGTGTGGGTGGGAAATACCTTGCCAGTGCAATTTGCAAGAGCAAATCTATCTTTGACATAGG AATGTGGGGTAACTCCATCGGTGACGAGGGGGCAGATGCGTTTGCAGAGGCTCTGAAGAATCACCCCAGCCTGACCAACCTCAG TCTCTCCGCCAATGGCATTACTTCTCATGGTGGAAGAAGTCTGGCAAAAGCGCTGAAGCAAAACACGAGCCTTCACATCTTCTG gctgatACAGAACAAAATCTCTGACGATGCAGCATCAGACATGGCCGATGCCTTCAAGTCCAACTCTGCTCTGACGCATCTGAT GCTAATACAAAACGAGTTTACCATTAATGGAGCCAAACAGCTGTCTGAAGGCTTG
- the ggctb gene encoding gamma-glutamylcyclotransferase b, translating into MSSCENLFISLMLLAAGFNLLCSAVPLPSEASSMDNSTDHKNGSTFLYFAYGSNLLKERLQLKNPSATVHCVAKLKDYKLVFGNHKGLASQRWRGGVATIEHSPGDEVWGVVWRMNMSDLESLDRQENVKMGTYSPMEVSVSTSDQDLNCRTYIMNSCVYAPPSPQYLQVIVMGAEQNGLPEDYQDKLRSIETNKYEGHLPVMEELEKALKSKESTQEILSEDSPLG; encoded by the exons ATGTCCTCCTGTGAAAACCTCTTCATCAGCCTCATGCTGCTCGCTGCTGGATTCAACCTTCTGTGTTCAGCAG TCCCTCTGCCCTCTGAAGCCTCAAGCATGGACAACAGCACTGATCACAAGAACGGATCCACCTTCCTGTATTTTGCCTATGGCAGTAACCTGCTGAAGGAGCGACTGCAGCTGAAGAATCCATCAGCAACTGTTCACTGTGTGGCCAAACTGAag GACTATAAACTGGTCTTTGGCAACCACAAAGGGTTAGCGAGTCAGCGCTGGCGTGGTGGTGTTGCGACAATCGAGCACAGCCCAGGTGATGAGGTGTGGGGGGTCGTGTGGAGGATGAACATGTCGGACCTTGAGTCCTTGGACAG GCAGGAGAATGTGAAAATGGGGACTTACAGCCCAATGGAGGTGTCCGTTTCCACCAGTGACCAGGATCTCAACTGTCGGACATACATCATGAACAGCTGTGTGTATGCGCCACCTTCACCACAGTATCTACAG GTTATTGTAATGGGCGCGGAGCAGAACGGGCTGCCGGAAGACTACCAGGATAAACTCAGGTCTATCGAAACCAACAAATACGAGGGACATCTACCTGTGATGGAAGAACTGGAGAAAGCTTTGAAATCCAAAGAAAGCACACAAGAGATTCTATCTGAAGATTCGCCCTTAGGTTAG
- the LOC127497072 gene encoding sodium- and chloride-dependent transporter XTRP3-like isoform X1, which produces MSKEARPSWDSPMQFVLACVSYAVGLGNVWRFPYLCQMHGGGGFLIPYLLMLVLEGIPLFCMELAIGQKMRLGSIGAWTAINPYLGGVGIASVVTSIYLCLYYNVINAWSFWYLFHSFQSVLPWAECPVNSNRTGYLEECEVASPTQYFFYRETLNISSSIDENGGIHMGQALCLLLAWIIVYLFIVRGVKSTGMVVYFTATFPYVVLIIYLIRGVTLHGAWNGVKYMFTPKLEQLANPQTWINAATQIFFSLGLGFGSLIAFASYNHHNNNFERQAVVVSLINSCTSVFASIVTFSIYGFKATFNYESCLERMRLLLLNTFDLSEETISVENISSWISHLNYTHPERFAAIASKIEDCSLEAELDTAVEGTGLAFIVYSEAIKNMPLSQLWSVLYFIMLLLLGMGSMLGNVTAIITPLGDLKFLSRTLSNETINGLVCLLCFLLGFGFTSRSGNYWFTIFNEYAATFSLLFIVFIEVVSVCYIYGLRRFEKDIEDMLGHRPNWYWKVMWAVISPVLLISLFIFYIINYIQGGTPTYQAWDKDLGKSVVKEYPVYGQAFIALLLLSSVSCVPLAALYALCRRKQRGTAIRQQTVSTASSDI; this is translated from the exons atgagcAAGGAAGCCCGTCCGTCCTGGGACAGTCCTATGCAGTTTGTCCTGGCATGTGTGTCTTATGCAGTGGGACTTGGGAATGTCTGGCGTTTTCCGTATCTCTGCCAAATGCATGGAGGAG GTGGGTTTCTGATCCCGTATCTGCTGATGTTGGTGCTGGAGGGTATTCCTCTGTTCTGCATGGAGCTGGCCATCGGCCAGAAGATGCGTCTGGGCAGCATCGGAGCGTGGACTGCCATCAACCCGTATCTGGGTGGAGTGG GTATTGCCAGTGTTGTGACCTCCATATACTTGTGTCTGTACTACAACGTCATCAACGCCTGGAGCTTCTGGTATCTCTTCCATTCATTTCAG TCAGTGCTGCCCTGGGCCGAGTGTCCCGTCAACAGTAACCGGACGGGGTATCTGGAGGAGTGTGAGGTGGCTTCACCCACACAGTACTTCTTCTACCGCGAGACGCTGAACATCTCGTCCTCCATCGATGAGAACGGAGGCATTCACATGGGCCAGGCGTTGTGTCTCCTGCTGGCCTGGATCATAGTCTACCTGTTCATCGTCCGAGGGGTCAAATCAACCGGAATG GTCGTGTATTTTACAGCTACGTTTCCATATGTGGTTCTGATCATCTATCTGATCCGTGGTGTGACTCTTCATGGAGCCTGGAACGGAGTGAAGTACATGTTCACGCCCAAG CTGGAGCAGCTGGCAAACCCTCAAACATGGATCAACGCTGCCACTCAGATCTTCTTCTCTCTGGGTTTGGGCTTCGGCTCTTTGATCGCTTTCGCCAGTTACAACCACCACAACAATAACTTTGAGAGGCAGGCCGTCGTCGTGTCACTCATCAACAGCTGCACGTCTGTGTTCGCCAGCATCGTGACCTTCTCCATCTACGGCTTTAAAGCCACGTTCAACTACGAAAGCTGTTTGGAAAG GATGAGGCTGTTACTGCTCAACACCTTCGATCTGTCTGAGGAGACCATCAGCGTTGAGAACATCAGCTCTTGGATCAGTCATTTGAACTACACTCATCCTGAGAGGTTTGCGGCTATCGCTTCGAAGATCGAAGACTGCAGTCTAGAGGCTGAACTGGACACG gcgGTGGAGGGCACCGGTCTGGCGTTCATCGTGTACAGCGAGGCCATTAAGAACATGCCTCTGTCTCAGCTCTGGTCTGTGCTCTACTTCatcatgctgctgctgttaggGATGGGGAGCATGCTGGGAAACGTCACGGCCATCATCACCCCGCTCGGAGACCTCAAGTTTCTGTCACGCACCCTCAGCAACGAGACCATCAACG GTCTGGTGTGTCTTCTCTGTTTTCTTCTGGGTTTCGGCTTCACCAGCCGCTCGGGCAACTATTGGTTCACCATCTTTAACGAATACGCGGCGACATTTTCTTTGCTCTTCATCGTGTTCATTGAAGTCGTCAGTGTGTGTTACATCTATGGACTGAGACG GTTTGAAAAAGACATCGAGGACATGTTGGGGCATCGGCCGAACTGGTACTGGAAGGTGATGTGGGCCGTTATCAGTCCGGTGCTCCTCATCAGCCTCTTCATCTTCTACATCATCAACTACATCCAGGGCGGCACACCCACCTACCAGGCCTGGGACAAAGATCTG GGTAAGTCTGTGGTGAAGGAGTATCCGGTGTACGGTCAGGCCTTCATCGCTCTGCTGCTGTTGTCGTCGGTCAGCTGCGTCCCGCTGGCGGCTCTCTACGCCCTCTGTAGGAGGAAGCAGCGAGGAACGGCGATCCGTCAGCAAACCGTCAGCACTGCGTCCTCTGACATTTAA
- the LOC127497072 gene encoding sodium- and chloride-dependent transporter XTRP3-like isoform X2 produces MLVLEGIPLFCMELAIGQKMRLGSIGAWTAINPYLGGVGIASVVTSIYLCLYYNVINAWSFWYLFHSFQSVLPWAECPVNSNRTGYLEECEVASPTQYFFYRETLNISSSIDENGGIHMGQALCLLLAWIIVYLFIVRGVKSTGMVVYFTATFPYVVLIIYLIRGVTLHGAWNGVKYMFTPKLEQLANPQTWINAATQIFFSLGLGFGSLIAFASYNHHNNNFERQAVVVSLINSCTSVFASIVTFSIYGFKATFNYESCLERMRLLLLNTFDLSEETISVENISSWISHLNYTHPERFAAIASKIEDCSLEAELDTAVEGTGLAFIVYSEAIKNMPLSQLWSVLYFIMLLLLGMGSMLGNVTAIITPLGDLKFLSRTLSNETINGLVCLLCFLLGFGFTSRSGNYWFTIFNEYAATFSLLFIVFIEVVSVCYIYGLRRFEKDIEDMLGHRPNWYWKVMWAVISPVLLISLFIFYIINYIQGGTPTYQAWDKDLGKSVVKEYPVYGQAFIALLLLSSVSCVPLAALYALCRRKQRGTAIRQQTVSTASSDI; encoded by the exons ATGTTGGTGCTGGAGGGTATTCCTCTGTTCTGCATGGAGCTGGCCATCGGCCAGAAGATGCGTCTGGGCAGCATCGGAGCGTGGACTGCCATCAACCCGTATCTGGGTGGAGTGG GTATTGCCAGTGTTGTGACCTCCATATACTTGTGTCTGTACTACAACGTCATCAACGCCTGGAGCTTCTGGTATCTCTTCCATTCATTTCAG TCAGTGCTGCCCTGGGCCGAGTGTCCCGTCAACAGTAACCGGACGGGGTATCTGGAGGAGTGTGAGGTGGCTTCACCCACACAGTACTTCTTCTACCGCGAGACGCTGAACATCTCGTCCTCCATCGATGAGAACGGAGGCATTCACATGGGCCAGGCGTTGTGTCTCCTGCTGGCCTGGATCATAGTCTACCTGTTCATCGTCCGAGGGGTCAAATCAACCGGAATG GTCGTGTATTTTACAGCTACGTTTCCATATGTGGTTCTGATCATCTATCTGATCCGTGGTGTGACTCTTCATGGAGCCTGGAACGGAGTGAAGTACATGTTCACGCCCAAG CTGGAGCAGCTGGCAAACCCTCAAACATGGATCAACGCTGCCACTCAGATCTTCTTCTCTCTGGGTTTGGGCTTCGGCTCTTTGATCGCTTTCGCCAGTTACAACCACCACAACAATAACTTTGAGAGGCAGGCCGTCGTCGTGTCACTCATCAACAGCTGCACGTCTGTGTTCGCCAGCATCGTGACCTTCTCCATCTACGGCTTTAAAGCCACGTTCAACTACGAAAGCTGTTTGGAAAG GATGAGGCTGTTACTGCTCAACACCTTCGATCTGTCTGAGGAGACCATCAGCGTTGAGAACATCAGCTCTTGGATCAGTCATTTGAACTACACTCATCCTGAGAGGTTTGCGGCTATCGCTTCGAAGATCGAAGACTGCAGTCTAGAGGCTGAACTGGACACG gcgGTGGAGGGCACCGGTCTGGCGTTCATCGTGTACAGCGAGGCCATTAAGAACATGCCTCTGTCTCAGCTCTGGTCTGTGCTCTACTTCatcatgctgctgctgttaggGATGGGGAGCATGCTGGGAAACGTCACGGCCATCATCACCCCGCTCGGAGACCTCAAGTTTCTGTCACGCACCCTCAGCAACGAGACCATCAACG GTCTGGTGTGTCTTCTCTGTTTTCTTCTGGGTTTCGGCTTCACCAGCCGCTCGGGCAACTATTGGTTCACCATCTTTAACGAATACGCGGCGACATTTTCTTTGCTCTTCATCGTGTTCATTGAAGTCGTCAGTGTGTGTTACATCTATGGACTGAGACG GTTTGAAAAAGACATCGAGGACATGTTGGGGCATCGGCCGAACTGGTACTGGAAGGTGATGTGGGCCGTTATCAGTCCGGTGCTCCTCATCAGCCTCTTCATCTTCTACATCATCAACTACATCCAGGGCGGCACACCCACCTACCAGGCCTGGGACAAAGATCTG GGTAAGTCTGTGGTGAAGGAGTATCCGGTGTACGGTCAGGCCTTCATCGCTCTGCTGCTGTTGTCGTCGGTCAGCTGCGTCCCGCTGGCGGCTCTCTACGCCCTCTGTAGGAGGAAGCAGCGAGGAACGGCGATCCGTCAGCAAACCGTCAGCACTGCGTCCTCTGACATTTAA